The Belonocnema kinseyi isolate 2016_QV_RU_SX_M_011 chromosome 10, B_treatae_v1, whole genome shotgun sequence genome has a window encoding:
- the LOC117181370 gene encoding coiled-coil domain-containing protein 115-like, which produces MAVSKARNIESLDEICESLDNLYLKNLELMEEKIQANIQMEIVLREGHIELAKARYIRGKESMGRLQLPTKDEEVFSLFDLETTISEEKEIPHFDISLKKSNDNDQDIQDPIKRFGVLVPQNLRNAQKKFQESLYHATKVANVSAELFGTQNELESLMNVKKSLCGDKSKIKA; this is translated from the exons ATGGCTGTGAGCAAA gcGCGAAATATCGAGAGTCTGGATGAAATTTGCGAGTCTTTGGATAATTTATACCTGAAAAACCTGGAATTAATGGAAGAGAAAATCCAAGCGAATATTCAGATGGAAATTGTTTTAAGAGAGGGGCACATTGAGTTGGCGAAGGCGAGATATATTCGAGGAAAGGAAAGCATGGGGCGATTACAACTTCCAACCAAAGATGAAGAAGTATTTTCGCTTTTTGATCTCGAAACTACAATATCAGAGGAGAAAGAAATTCCTCATTTTGACATAAGTCTCAAAAAATCGAACGATAATGATCAAGATATTCAAGATCCGATAAAGAGATTTGGGGTTCTCGTTCCTCAGAATTTGAGAAATGCtcagaaaaaatttcaggaatctTTGTATCATGCGACTAAAGTTGCGAATGTTTCCGCCGAACTTTTTGGAACTCAGAATGAGCTTGAGTCGTTAATGAATGTCAAAAAATCGCTTTGTGGagataaatcgaaaattaaagcataa